One Glycine soja cultivar W05 chromosome 2, ASM419377v2, whole genome shotgun sequence genomic region harbors:
- the LOC114394082 gene encoding casparian strip membrane protein 3-like, translated as MSTTIDVPESSNVAKEKVVLAAPSRSGGWKKGVAIMDFILRLGAIAAALGAAATMGTSDQTLPFFTQFFQFEASYDSFTTFQFFVITMALVAGYLVLSLPFSIVAIIRPHAVGPRLFLIILDTVFLTLATASGASAAAIVYLAHNGNQDSNWLAICNQFGDFCAQTSGAVVSSFVSVVIFVLLIVMSALALRRH; from the exons ATGTCAACCACCATTGATGTCCCAGAATCAAGCAATGTTGCTAAAGAAAAAGTAGTTTTAGCTGCACCCTCAAGGTCTGGAGGGTGGAAGAAAGGGGTAGCAATAATGGACTTTATTCTAAGGTTAGGTGCCATAGCAGCTGCTCTTGGTGCTGCTGCCACAATGGGAACCAGTGATCAAACACTCCCTTTCTTTACTCAGTTCTTTCAGTTTGAAGCAAGTTATGATAGCTTCACTACTTTTCA GTTTTTTGTTATTACAATGGCACTTGTGGCTGGCTATCTTGTGCTGTCACTACCTTTCTCTATAGTAGCCATCATACGCCCCCATGCAGTTGGACCAAGGCTTTTCCTCATCATCTTAGACACA GTGTTTCTGACTTTGGCCACTGCTAGTGGTGCTTCAGCTGCTGCCATCGTTTACTTGGCACACAACGGGAACCAAGACTCGAACTGGCTTGCCATATGCAACCAATTTGGAGATTTTTGCGCGCAAACCAGTGGAGCAGTGGTGTCATCGTTCGTTTCCGTGGTTATCTTTGTGTTGCTGATTGTTATGTCTGCTTTGGCCCTTAGAAgacattaa